The Juglans regia cultivar Chandler chromosome 10, Walnut 2.0, whole genome shotgun sequence genome includes the window CCAATCAATGAGTTTATCAATTGTCTTGGGTCGCGGTGGACCCAATGGGAAAAGCATTATTGTGGAGAGAAGTTTATTGCCGATCCAATTTCTGACTGCTCAAAATTAAAGAACGAAACTTTTTTCTGTGACTCATCAAGGAGACGTTAATCCGTTCAACGTTGTCTGTGTAAAACACTAACAAGGTAGGGTAATGTGGACCCGAAAGTGGACAGTTCTAATGAATACATTCATCGCCTATCTATCAAAGCACAAGGGagatttcaaaaatcaaatgacGAATGGTGTACAGTAGCATAACTTTATGTAAGGCGATGGCGGACTCTTGGTTCAAATTCTTGCTAAAGGTTGGAAAGCATGGGAAAAAAACACCGAGGGTTGTTGTGTACCGAAAGTTAATTCTGTCCACCCAAAACAAGTACCTCACTTCGATCTTTATAACGTGGCAAAGTTCATTCACTCTCAGGTTTTCAAGAGTGCTCTCTGTTTATCTATCtcttctgtttctctctctctctctctctctctctctctctctctctctctcacgatgTCAATGATTAATGACACTACCATTAGTAACCTTGCTAGTGGAAGCACTCTGTGGCAATATGGTAGTGAATTCCAATTCCATCAAGCAGTGGCCACTGCGGATGATTATCACAGATGGAGGTCAGTGGCATCAAGGCTTGCATTtgacaatgaattgagaatggcAGAAAGATATGCAAACACAGATGATGATGGTCATTGTAGAAAGAATCATTTTCCCGACATGTTACTCAAGTTTTCTGACATGAAAATCCAGCATCCTTTTCATGTGCAGCAGCCTGATAAGTGGCACAAGACGCTGCCCCCTGCAGAAGTGCTGCCGAGGAATGAGGTCTTGGGAGGCTTCATTTTTGTATGCAACAATGAAACAATGCAAGAGGATCTCCGTCGCCAACTCTTTGGTAAGCTCACTAGTCTTGGTGTCATTGTTCTGTAAGACTTCATGAAGCCTACCTCGGTCACCAAATCTTAGAACTTTTTGACATGTTTTCTATCGATTCGGCTCAAACTGTAGACATTAAGCTGATTTAGCTACCATGTCATCCGAAACAAATCTGAATTGAACTCGACCAAAACAAAGCTGTCCAATTTAAATTTGATACTTCGACAGTTATACCTCATAGATCATAGTAGCAAATGACAATTTTAGAGATCATACTGACCGTATAATAATTTGATCTAATCTTCTGACTAGTCTAATTTTGTTTGCAGGGCTGCCTCAGAAATATAAGGACTCTGTTAGGGCAATAACCCCTGGCCTACCCCTTTTCCTTTACAACTACACAGCACACCAGCTGCATGGATTGTTCCAGGTTTGCATGCTACAAATCTATTTCAATGCCTAGTTTATTTTCCACTCTCAATCATTTGCTTGGGCCttgaaaatccaaaattatgaactttttctttcatccttctttttaattttttgaaatgaaaaaggcTGTGAGTTTTGGAGGGTCAAACATTGACCCAACAGCATGGGAAGACAAGAAGTGCAAAGGAGAATCAAGATTTCCAGCAcaggtaagaaaaaaaatcgaaaaaaaatcAGGCAAAATGATCAATAGATTGATTATCTTAACAACTCTCTGTGAAAATAAGTTTCAAACAAATGAGATCGTTAACAATTCTAATTCCAGGTTAGAATTCGAATCAAGAAGAAATGCAAACCATTAGAAGAAGATGCATTTAGGCCAATTTTGCACCACTACGATGGCCCAAAGTTCCGGTTGCAGCTCACGGTGCCGGAGGTAAGCTTCTATGCTGAAATCCTCAGTACCCACAAAACGTTATCTATCAGTTTATACATAAGTTCTGACAGTAATACTTATTAAATTTGAGATCTCATCTGTGGCAGGCACTTGGATTGTTAGACTTGTTTACAGAAGAGGATCTTTACAAGGATACATAGCAGAATTGCTGCAAACTGGAGCTCCTTAAAGATCACTtgacatctatatatatataggaatagaCAAGGATCCTCAAGGACTTGTTAAAGAACTACTACACATTGAGTACCGGATCATGATGTTCAGAACTAAAGACTGAAGCAAAGTCAGCTATCTGTCAGACTTGtagaattgaaattttgaattgaattaGTGTATTATTGATGTTATCATGTGCTGCCACAAAGTCAACAAAGTAGTTTTTACTTTCACTGCCATACATAGCAAGAGATTATTGGGCGAAAGAGTGCTTCAAAATCTCAACCATCCAACTtaaaaaaacaagacaaaaagaaaTTGCAGTTTGACGAAGAGACCGAGGCTTTGTAAAGCCGAACCAATGTCATGTACGAGGCCCAAGCAAAGCTACTCTTCTAAAATTTGGGGTATCTATTTCAATTTCATGCCGGTagaatagaaagaaaatatcatttatttacaagttttattatTGGCATACCAatcatgaaaaattatacttatcattTCCTACACCACACATCAATAGACGATTTATCATTTTAACctttctatttaaataaatacatattaatatataaatatgcatgtttaaataaaaagataaaaatcttaAATCACATGTTGAAATGTGATGTAGTGTGGTGTAAGGATGATAAATAGCATTTCTCTACCTATCATACTTCTATTGTAAAAGCTTGCAATATCAATCTATAATATTTGTAAGCTGACgtgttaaatattaaatttgtaaataggaTAATTCAAGAAAGAAATGTGAGAGCATATAAACCATTTTTCGAAAAATACTATAAGGAAGTCTTACACTATATATTTTCACTTAATcaacatgtaattttttatttttattattctatttaaatatacacatatttaagtattaagatagatggacaaaaataaaaaatcacgtattgattagataaaaatatatgatataaaacttctatataaaatttatgtttgacTGGAATTTTGTCATAGTTGATAATGTTTCGAAATACAAATGATCAAGTATTATAGtcaatttaaataatcttttaattactattttttatataattattttttacaataaattttattattaataattttataaatcttagtaagttatattttatattaagtgacattttatataaatggttaatttctaaaattacataaaacGTGTTTGTGATATCGATTAATGAGTCgagaaattaaaatgaagagGAAGTTGTAAATATATGAACgtagtaaaatatatttaatgtatTTGATGGATGATCATTAGAATTCTTACACATTCATGTATTCTTATTTCTCATGTTCATGTATCTCATtgattcatatattttcattccCTAAATTCATgtattcatttaatatcatgtatCTTCTCATGCCTATAAAATGATGTCTTGATGAGCATTTGTTGGAGACACAAAACAAGGAAGtcgagagaaataatatttaattcctGAAGAACTAGTTTAAGATATTGTGGTCTTTTAATTGATCtcttgatacttttttttttaaaattttacaatacATTATCAGCACGAAATTCTAGCCATTGTCGCGTTCTTTTTATCTTTGACGTTGAAAGTTATTTGTGAGATTTCTCCGATCACTGTAAGTCTTTCTACAATTTTATAAGGTCACTTTCTAATCATCATGTCAGCATGATGtgtttataaatattgatattattatgAATGATCTTATAACATATGTTCTATGCAATACTCTtttgagtaaaatattatagTATCAATGCAATTCATATGGCTTCATAGAGTATATAAGTcttgtatattctttttttcatttcataatatCTACTTATtcgatttttaatatatttttttatagataatgtcaaatcttataaaattagaatttgttGCTCTTGACGTTTCTGGCAACAATTACTTTATCTCGGATCTTGGACGCTGAAATTCATCTTGATGTAATGAACATTGAAAATACTATCCAAGAAGAGAATGAAACGTCCTTACTAGATCACatcaaagaatttatttttattccccATCATTTACATGAATAATTGAAAACTGACTACATCACTATAAAAGATCTCTTATGCTATGGAATAGTTAGATGGAGAGATACAAGCACAAAAGACTGTAATCATTCCAAAGGCTTGCTATGATAAGATGTACTTGAGGTAACAAGATTTTCAAACAGTGTCTAAATACAACTTTGCACTTTTCAAAATAAGCTCACAGTTGAAATTATGTGGAGAGAAAGTCACTGATGAGAATATGTTAGAAAAAACATGTACCTCATTTTATGCCTCGAATGTGCTCCTGCAGCAGCAATATTAAGAGCgcaaattcataaaatattctaaactaatatattttttgttagtggTTGAACAAAACAATGagcttttaatgaaaaattaccAATCTCATCCAACCGTTTCTACTACATTCTCTGAAGAGAATTTGAACCTcattttataatcataaaagaaaTCGTTGACGTGACCATGatagaaaaagttataaaaatcaAGGAGACATTACTCAAAATTACTCAAAGAGTAACTTAGTATATCACCATAAGTGGAACAACACTAAgacaaaaaatgatgaaaataaaggCTTCTAGAATAAGTATGCAAAGAACTGTgaggataaatattataggtgTGGTATGAATGGACATTGATCACATATTTGTTGTACACTAAAACATTTGGTAGACCTATATCAGGCCtccattaaagaaaatgaaaagacgGTCGAAATGAATTTTGCTGATCACAAGAATCTAGTAAATCCAACTTATACCCCAGATAGAATGGATCTCACCCATAGGGGTGTACAAAATTTGGTCCGGACCGAATACTATACTGGTCGGTCTCTATAATGAACTCATtctatataagttaatgatgtaatttttatctaatatattatcattgactatatgaaatattaaataatatatgctatcaattaataataaatcat containing:
- the LOC109005292 gene encoding B2 protein-like, with the protein product MSMINDTTISNLASGSTLWQYGSEFQFHQAVATADDYHRWRSVASRLAFDNELRMAERYANTDDDGHCRKNHFPDMLLKFSDMKIQHPFHVQQPDKWHKTLPPAEVLPRNEVLGGFIFVCNNETMQEDLRRQLFGLPQKYKDSVRAITPGLPLFLYNYTAHQLHGLFQAVSFGGSNIDPTAWEDKKCKGESRFPAQVRIRIKKKCKPLEEDAFRPILHHYDGPKFRLQLTVPEALGLLDLFTEEDLYKDT